One window of Trifolium pratense cultivar HEN17-A07 linkage group LG5, ARS_RC_1.1, whole genome shotgun sequence genomic DNA carries:
- the LOC123885992 gene encoding uncharacterized protein LOC123885992, translating into MSQSSGSAQIKNKIADTVKTRSKSKKEGTTVVVDVMPLSSIPATTSKKKKSAKSTKKVSESSPSISIKSDSVRSKKKKPQSPIKRGLSMSDLYLNKDLSETANVESHDVASGKNANVESSVKSVSEKVNQENPSVEENPSSVETLGKTQNIAENVGVSNNLSVPENMTVPTNVITDVTEKSQEKAVVTDAPTGVEPSSIPTDAEKDVEASKGGSSPHANTATGSFGSGSNTEASTEEEVNKESTPEDVADSEPENEAGEDSEKTTNEEQDIVDVDEVPSEEDLQPPPTQKGIGRRLRSRTTTPAPAVTTTPVVTKKAKDTTLKPVKYGPKKSWSKSIPPPEKKKGVLKRKSAPSSDSDFEAEKDDSSIKPPAKKAILALERELGKDILECEEIVSLINDAGLIKTVWGLGSCYEKLVREFVVNIPIGCDNPLDKEFQKVFVRGKCVTFSPSMINKVLGNADDPHPDIDVSDNVVCKTITAEKVKTWPKKAKVPAVKLTQKYAILNRIASVNWVPTTHASDIATNLGKLIYMIGTGTKFNAGLYIFNQVVQHAKTSVTKQPIAFPTLICDIILSQHLNIRHEDESAKKRATPLAIHQKLFSKQHAPDIAGPSNAAADTPMTRKEMIAMLEANCKELDEKKLQFERMIHALRVEEAAAQAADADDDSSSGGEEADSDAEGEENAELDVPSDAGSSEYSYA; encoded by the exons ATGTCTCAATCTTCCGGTTCCGCtcagatcaaaaacaaaattgctgaTACTGTGAAAACAAGATCAAAGTCTAAGAAGGAAGGAACAACTGTTGTGGTAGATGTGATGCCTTTATCAAGTATTCCTGCAACTActtctaagaagaagaaatctgcaAAATCCACTAAGAAAGTAAGTGAATCGTCTCCCTCAATCTCTATTAAGTCTGATTCTGTTAggtctaagaagaagaaaccccAATCTCCCATAAAAAGGGGTTTGAGCATGTCTGATCTATACTTGAATAAGGATCTTTCTGAAACTGCGAATGTGGAATCGCATGATGTTGCCTCCGGCAAAAATGCGAATGTTGAATCGTCTGTTAAGTCTGTGTCTGAAAAGGTGAATCAAGAAAACCCTTCTGTAGAGGAAAACCCTAGTTCTGTTGAAACCCTaggaaaaacccaaaatattgCTGAGAATGTTGGTGTGAGCAATAATCTGAGTGTTCCTGAGAATATGACAGTTCCCACGAATGTCATAACTGATGTTACTGAAAAATCTCAAGAAAAGGCTGTTGTAACCGATGCTCCAACCGGTGTTGAACCATCCTCTATACCAACTGATGCTGAGAAGGATGTTGAAGCATCCAAAGGAGGATCTAGCCCACATGCTAACACTGCCACTGGGTCGTTTGGCAGTGGATCTAATACTGAAGCTTCCACTGAAGAGGAAGTAAACAAAGAAAGTACCCCTGAAGATGTGGCTGATTCTGAGCCAGAAAATGAAGCTGGTGAAGATTCTGAGAAAACCACCAATGAAGAGCAGGAcatagtagatgttgatgaagtCCCCTCTGAAGAAGATCTGCAACCTCCACCTACTCAGAAAGGAATTGGGAGAAGACTGAGAAGCAGGACCACTACACCTGCACCTGCTGTTACCACTACCCCTGTTGTCACCAAGAAAGCAAAGGACACTACTCTGAAGCCTGTCAAGTATGGTCCTAAGAAAAGTTGGAGCAAGTCTATACCTCCtcctgaaaagaaaaagggtGTGCTGAAAAGGAAGAGTGCACCATCTAGTGACTCTGATTTTGAAGCTGAAAAGGATGATTCAAGCATCAAGCCTCCTGCTAAGAAGGCTAT ATTGGCTCTGGAAAGGGAACTAGGTAAAGATATTCTGGAATGTGAAGAGATTGTGAGTTTGATCAATGATGCTGGATTGATCAAAACTGTGTGGGGCTTAGGCTCCTGCTATGAGAAGCTGGTTAGGGAGTTTGTTGTCAACATTCCTATAGGTTGTGACAATCCCTTGGACAAAGAATTTCAGAAGGTATTTGTTCGAGGAAAATGTGTGACATTTTCTCCAAGTATGATCAACAAGGTGCTAGGTAATGCTGATGATCCTCACCCTGACATAGATGTATCTGACAATGTAGTCTGCAAAACTATCACAGCTGAAAAGGTGAAAACCTGGCCAAAGAAGGCGAAGGTACCTGCTGTCAAGCTAACCCAAAAGTATGCCATCTTGAATCGTATTGCATCTGTCAACTGGGTTCCTACAACACATGCATCTGATATtgcaacaaatctgggtaagctcatttatatgattggtACTGGTACTAAGTTTAATGCTggtctatatattttcaatcaagttgtgCAGCATGCTAAAACCTCTGTCACCAAGCAACCCATTGCATTTCCAACCTTGATCTGTGACATCATCTTGTCCCAACATCTGAATATAAGGCATGAGGATGAGTCTGCTAAGAAAAGGGCAACTCCTTTGGCCATTCATCAGAAGCTGTTCAGTAAACAGCATGCTCCAGATATTGCTGGACCATCAAATGCTGCTGCTGACACTCCTATGACAAGGAAGGAGATGATTGCTATGCTGGAAGCAAACTGTAAAGAGCTAGATGAAAAGAAGTTgcagtttgaaaggatgatacATGCTCTCAGGGTTGAAGAGGCTGCAGCTCAAGCAGCTGATGCAGATGATGATAGTTCTAGTGGTGGAGAAGAAGCGGACTCAGAtgctgaaggagaagaaa ATGCTGAGCTTGATGTGCCATCAGATGCTGGATCAtctgaatactcctatgcatga
- the LOC123885993 gene encoding homeobox-leucine zipper protein HDG8-like, translated as MAHFQMCPPEPQPKKTTPKPTKKRKRKETCINEDYDICDTKESEENSSSFLSVAKSAMRELLRLVSTTEESLWTRHLNKVVGFTLDRQMYVNLNSTFSKLISPNRREESSKEELIVRSSGKNLVELILDSEEWAKLFPTIVSNAKTVKVFNAGSPENRNGALQAMVGEVHILSPLVPSREFYFIRYCRQFSNNDWVIVDVSGDFLFDRANIRNPAYKLPSGCLIREMPNGKSKVTWVEHVMVNEMSQQHMLYKDLIQEYNPFGAKIWLYALQRMCEKNHCSSIEYTPKHDNDREIRSKEGRKSVMDLSNRMIRSFCKDLNRANMNHILTHHTNEYKIHLTQEIYNPNKFRLKCRSNANGIVVTAIGSVRLHFAPQTVFHFLSDERRRQEWDSLVGEREMHEVAYISIGEIQSYNRISILEIYDDDNDDDNDDDDGDDDDDEKDDDNKNNNKNVQIFQEVCIDPVGAYVVYAPINTRHMHRILNEENSSDLQILPWGFMISKVGHFDADDTLLTFSFKVLVSAEASLGVTIERLTSIFTTTIEKIQHALDYEDDD; from the exons ATGGCTCATTTTCAGATGTGTCCACCTGAGCCACAACCTAAGAAGACTACACCAAAAcctacaaaaaaaagaaaacgtaAAGAAACCTGTATTAATGAAGACTATGATATTTGTGATACCAAAGAATCCGAGGAAAATTCGTCATCATTCTTAAGTGTTGCGAAAAGTGCTATGCGCGAACTATTGAGGCTCGTGTCTACTACTGAAGAATCATTATGGACACGCCATTTAAACAAAGTAGTTGGATTTACTCTTGATCGACAAATGTATGTCAATTTGAATTCAACGTTTTCAAAATTGATATCTCCAAATAGACGTGAAGAGTCTTCGAAAGAAGAGCTGATAGTTCGGAGCAGcggaaaaaatttggttgaaTTGATTTTAGATTCG GAAGAATGGGCTAAATTATTTCCAACAATTGTTTCAAATGCTAAAACAGTGAAAGTATTTAATGCCGGTTCACCAGAAAATCGAAATGGAGCCTTACAAGCT ATGGTTGGAGAAGTGCACATCCTTTCACCTTTGGTACCATCTCGAGAGTTCTACTTCATCCGTTATTGTCGACAGTTTAGCAATAATGATTGGGTGATAGTTGACGTGTCAGGTGATTTCCTATTCGACCGCGCTAATATTCGCAATCCGGCTTACAAACTTCCATCTGGGTGTTTGATTCGTGAAATGCCTAACGGAAAATCTAAg GTTACTTGGGTTGAGCATGTGATGGTGAATGAAATGAGTCAACAACACATGCTTTACAAAGATCTCATTCAAGAGTATAATCCATTTGGAGCAAAAATATGGCTTTATGCACTTCAAAGAATGTGCGAGAAAAATCATTGTTCTTCAATTGAGTACACACCCAAACATGACAATGATAGAG AGATTAGGTCAAAAGAAGGGAGAAAAAGTGTGATGGACCTATCTAATCGAATGATTCGAAGCTTTTGCAAAGATTTGAATAGGGCAAACATGAACCATATTTTGACACATCACACAAATGAATATAAGATTCATTTAACTCAAGAGATTTATAACCCTAACAAGTTTCGTTTGAAATGTCGCTCCAATGCAAATGGCATCGTTGTCACTGCAATTGGATCTGTTAGGCTTCATTTTGCTCCGCAGACTGTTTTCCACTTTCTTAGTGATGAAAGAAGACGACAAGAG TGGGATAGTCTTGTTGGTGAAAGAGAAATGCATGAAGTTGCCTACATCTCAATAGGAGAAATTCAATCTTACAACCGCATTTCCATTCTTGAG atatatgatgatgataacGACGACGACAATGACGATGacgatggtgatgatgatgatgatgagaaggACGACgataacaaaaacaacaacaaaaatgtgCAAATTTTTCAAGAAGTTTGTATTGATCCTGTGGGAGCATATGTTGTGTATGCTCCAATCAATACAAGACATATGCATAGGATCTTAAATGAGGAGAACTCATCAGATTTGCAAATTCTTCCTTGGGGTTTCATGATCTCAAAAGTTGGACATTTTGATGCTGATGATACATTATTAACATTTTCTTTCAAAGTTTTAGTTTCTGCTGAAGCATCATTAGGAGTAACCATTGAAAGGTTAACTTCAATATTCACAACAACAATCGAAAAGATTCAGCATGCATTAGATTATGAAGatgatgattaa